One window from the genome of Corynebacterium sp. SCR221107 encodes:
- a CDS encoding acyl-CoA carboxylase subunit beta gives MTISSPLIDVASLPDVNTTAGKIADLKARRAEATYPLGRTPLKKVHEAGRLTARDRLDYLLDEGSFIETDQFARHRTHAFGMQAKRPATDGIITGWGTIDGREVCIFSQDGTVFGGALGEVYGEKMCKIMELAVTTGRPLIGLYEGAGARIQDGAVSLDLIAQTFYHNINASGVVPQISVIMGACAGGNAYSPALTDFVVMVDKTSKMFVTGPDVIKTVTGEDITQEELGGAGVHMATAGNSHYTASSDEDALDFVADLVSFLPSNNRSYAPATDFDVEEGGIEANLTADDLKLDSLIPDSPTVPYDVREVIESLTDDGEFLEIQAERAENVVIAFGRIEGQSIGFVANQPTQLAGCLDIDASEKAARFIRTCDAFNIPIVLLVDVPGFLPGAGQEYGGILRRGAKLLYAYGEATVPKITVTMRKAYGGAYCVMGSKGLGADVNLAWPTAQIAVMGAAGAVGFLHRKDLRAARERGMSHDDLVELARSFEREYEDHMLNPYLAAERGLIDAVILPSETRGQISRNLRLLRNKHVNRPARKHGNIPL, from the coding sequence GCCGCACGCCGTTGAAGAAGGTTCACGAGGCAGGACGGCTCACCGCTCGCGACCGATTGGACTACCTTCTCGACGAAGGATCGTTCATCGAAACCGACCAGTTCGCCCGCCACCGCACCCACGCCTTCGGCATGCAGGCCAAGCGCCCCGCCACCGACGGCATCATCACCGGCTGGGGCACCATCGACGGCCGCGAGGTCTGTATCTTCTCCCAGGACGGCACGGTCTTCGGCGGCGCCCTCGGCGAAGTCTACGGCGAGAAGATGTGCAAGATCATGGAGCTGGCCGTCACCACCGGCCGCCCACTGATCGGACTGTATGAGGGCGCGGGCGCGCGCATCCAAGACGGAGCCGTCTCCCTTGACCTCATCGCCCAGACCTTCTACCACAACATCAACGCCTCCGGGGTGGTCCCGCAGATCTCGGTGATCATGGGCGCCTGCGCGGGCGGCAACGCCTACTCCCCGGCGCTGACCGACTTCGTCGTCATGGTGGACAAGACCTCCAAGATGTTCGTCACCGGCCCGGATGTGATCAAGACCGTCACCGGCGAGGACATCACCCAGGAAGAACTCGGCGGCGCGGGGGTTCATATGGCAACCGCCGGCAACTCCCACTACACCGCCTCCTCGGACGAGGACGCCCTCGACTTCGTTGCCGACCTCGTGAGTTTCCTGCCCTCCAACAACCGCAGCTACGCACCGGCAACAGATTTCGACGTGGAGGAGGGCGGCATCGAGGCCAACCTCACCGCCGACGACCTCAAGCTCGACTCCCTTATCCCGGACTCCCCCACAGTCCCCTACGATGTTCGCGAGGTCATTGAGTCGCTTACCGACGACGGCGAGTTCCTAGAAATTCAGGCCGAACGCGCCGAAAACGTGGTCATCGCCTTCGGTCGCATCGAGGGACAGTCCATCGGCTTCGTAGCCAACCAGCCCACCCAGCTCGCCGGTTGCCTCGACATCGACGCCTCCGAAAAGGCCGCCCGCTTCATTCGCACCTGCGATGCCTTCAACATCCCCATCGTCTTGCTTGTCGACGTCCCCGGGTTCCTTCCCGGCGCCGGTCAGGAATATGGCGGTATCCTGCGCCGCGGCGCGAAGCTGCTCTACGCCTACGGCGAAGCCACTGTTCCCAAGATCACGGTGACAATGCGCAAGGCCTACGGTGGCGCCTACTGCGTCATGGGTTCCAAAGGGCTTGGCGCCGATGTCAATCTGGCGTGGCCGACCGCCCAGATCGCGGTCATGGGAGCAGCCGGCGCCGTGGGATTCTTGCACCGCAAGGATCTTCGCGCAGCCCGCGAGCGCGGCATGAGCCACGATGACCTTGTCGAGTTGGCCAGAAGCTTCGAGCGTGAGTACGAAGACCATATGCTCAACCCGTACCTCGCCGCTGAGCGTGGACTCATCGACGCTGTCATCCTGCCCTCCGAGACCCGTGGTCAGATCTCACGCAACCTGCGCCTGCTCCGCAACAAGCACGTCAACCGGCCTGCCCGCAAACACGGAAACATCCCACTCTAA